The following is a genomic window from Carboxydocella sporoproducens DSM 16521.
CTTTTGCGGCGGCGGTGGCAGCTCCCGGATTATGGGGGGTACAATTCCATCCGGAAAAGAGCAGCCGGGATGGATTGCGGATACTAAAAAATTTCGGGGAGTTGATTTACGGTGCTGATTATTCCGGCCATTGATTTGCGGGAAGGCAAGTGTGTCAGGCTAGTGGAGGGAAAGGTGGAAAATGAGACCATCTATTCCCATGATCCCGTGGCAGTTGCTCTGGGCTGGCAGGAGCTGGGGGCTAGAATGCTGCATCTGGTCGATCTGGATGGAGCTTTTACCGGCAAACCCTATAACCGGACCTGTATTGAAGCCATTGTCAGGGAAGTGAAAATCCCTGTTCAGCTGGGTGGTGGTATTCGCAGCCTGGAGACCATCGAGGAGTTGCTGAACCTGGGAGTGAATCGGGTGATCCTGGGTACGGTGGCCATTAACCAGCCTGCCCTGGTGCGGGAAGCCATCCAGCGCTTTGGGGAGGAGGCCATTGTGGTGGGAATAGATGCCAAAGATGGCCTGGTTGCCATTGAAGGCTGGGAAGCAACGGTGGAAAAAACGGTCGGTCAACTGGCCCGGGAGATGGTGGAGATCGGGGTCAAACGGGTGGTCTTTACCGATGTGCGGCGGGACGGCACTCTGAAAGGTCCTAATCTGGACAGCATTGCTGCCCTGGCCCGGGAAAGTGGACTGAGGGTGATCGCTTCCGGTGGGGTGGCCACTCTGGCAGACCTGCAGGCTCTGAAGGAACTGGAAAGTCTGGGGGTTGAAGCAGTTATCGTGGGTAAAGCCCTTTATGCGGGAACGGTCAACCTCAGTGAAGCATTGGAGGTTTGTGGCTGATGTTAGCCAAACGCATTATTCCCTGCCTGGATGTGGATGGGGGACGGGTGGTCAAGGGCACCAATTTTATCAATTTGCGGGATGCCGGTGACCCGGTGGAACTGGCCCGCTTTTATGACCAGGCCGGGGCCGATGAACTGGTTTTTCTGGACATATCTGCCTCCCATGAGGGGCGGCAGACCATGCTGGAGGTAGTGCGGCGAACGGCGGAAGAGGTGTTTATTCCCTTTACTGTCGGGGGAGGTATCCGCACCGTTGATGATATGCGCCAGATGTTGCTGGCCGGAGCGGACAAGGTTTCGGTCAATACGGCTGCCATCAAAAATCCGGCGCTGGTAGCAGAAGGAGCGCAGCAGTTTGGCAGCCAGTGCATTGTAGTGGCCATTGACGCCCGGCGTCGTCAGCATGGGGATGGCTGGGAAGTTTTTATTCATGGTGGTCGCACTCCCACCGGGCTGGATGCAGTGGCCTGGGCCCAGGAGGTAGAGCGTCTGGGGGCAGGCGAAATTTTGCTCACCAGTATGGACCGCGATGGCACCAAGGATGGCTATGACCTGGAGCTGACCCGGGCCATTGCCCGGACAGTGCGCATACCGGTGATTGCCTCCGGGGGGGCCGGGACGTTAGCACACCTTCTGGATGGGGTGACAAAAGGTGAAGCTGACGCTGTACTGGCTGCTTCCATTTTCCACTTTGGCACTTATACTATCAGGGAAGTCAAGGAATATCTGCGGCAGCAAGGGGTGAAGGTGAGGATATGAAACAAAAGGGAATCCAGGACTTGCAGTTTGGCCCCGATGGCCTGCTGCCGGCTATTGTTCAGGATGTGCATACCAGGGAAGTGCTGATGCTGGCTTATATGAACCGGCAGGCTCTGGAACGGACCCTGGCCACAGGGCGTACCTGGTTCTGGAGTCGCAGTCGCCAGCAGTTA
Proteins encoded in this region:
- the hisA gene encoding 1-(5-phosphoribosyl)-5-[(5-phosphoribosylamino)methylideneamino]imidazole-4-carboxamide isomerase is translated as MLIIPAIDLREGKCVRLVEGKVENETIYSHDPVAVALGWQELGARMLHLVDLDGAFTGKPYNRTCIEAIVREVKIPVQLGGGIRSLETIEELLNLGVNRVILGTVAINQPALVREAIQRFGEEAIVVGIDAKDGLVAIEGWEATVEKTVGQLAREMVEIGVKRVVFTDVRRDGTLKGPNLDSIAALARESGLRVIASGGVATLADLQALKELESLGVEAVIVGKALYAGTVNLSEALEVCG
- the hisF gene encoding imidazole glycerol phosphate synthase subunit HisF, which translates into the protein MLAKRIIPCLDVDGGRVVKGTNFINLRDAGDPVELARFYDQAGADELVFLDISASHEGRQTMLEVVRRTAEEVFIPFTVGGGIRTVDDMRQMLLAGADKVSVNTAAIKNPALVAEGAQQFGSQCIVVAIDARRRQHGDGWEVFIHGGRTPTGLDAVAWAQEVERLGAGEILLTSMDRDGTKDGYDLELTRAIARTVRIPVIASGGAGTLAHLLDGVTKGEADAVLAASIFHFGTYTIREVKEYLRQQGVKVRI